One genomic segment of Thermogemmatispora onikobensis includes these proteins:
- a CDS encoding DUF6230 family protein — MENEHDTGMTREPEREETSLPIHLPPFDAENIDVSRVETIETRAVVDEDEELPPVGRTNRTVFWSVMLVAALLLFGMLGAVENGAIALAAAAPLPVTVQAKVLQAKNFHLYPGISPADNSTPVAVNQLDGTITDLVISKSISLGPLGTVTVKLEAGQNTPVSVTGLTNDAMGLQADEGQFQNLVLNTGPNPFDQTATSATLTNLTISSPYQAVNSITLPGLTLSITHS; from the coding sequence ATGGAAAACGAGCACGACACCGGAATGACCCGGGAGCCAGAGCGTGAAGAAACGAGCTTGCCCATCCACCTGCCCCCGTTCGATGCCGAAAACATTGATGTCAGCCGAGTGGAAACCATTGAGACCAGAGCAGTTGTCGATGAAGACGAGGAGCTGCCCCCGGTAGGGCGTACCAATCGGACCGTTTTCTGGTCGGTGATGTTGGTCGCGGCCCTGCTGCTCTTCGGGATGCTCGGAGCAGTAGAGAATGGTGCCATCGCCCTGGCGGCAGCGGCGCCGCTGCCGGTCACGGTGCAGGCTAAAGTGCTGCAGGCCAAGAACTTCCATCTTTACCCGGGCATCTCGCCTGCTGACAACAGCACGCCGGTGGCCGTCAACCAGCTTGATGGTACCATCACCGATCTGGTGATCAGTAAGAGTATCAGCCTGGGGCCGCTGGGTACCGTGACCGTCAAGCTGGAAGCCGGCCAGAACACGCCGGTGTCGGTGACGGGGCTGACGAACGACGCCATGGGCCTGCAGGCCGATGAAGGCCAGTTCCAGAACCTCGTGCTCAATACCGGTCCCAATCCCTTCGATCAGACGGCTACCAGCGCGACGCTGACCAATCTGACCATTAGCTCCCCATACCAGGCTGTCAATAGCATCACGCTGCCCGGTCTGACGCTGAGCATTACCCATAGCTAA
- a CDS encoding ribonucleotide-diphosphate reductase subunit beta: MTTEPAQQEGFIDVDSEQTPPVEKDRLYRLWEEGNWSAKALDFSQDALDWREKHSERERAAILWNCSMFLDGEESVTLTLAPFVEPAPRPEDKIFLATQIADEARHHVFFDRFIREVCQLGQDISTTLSAVRPHLSWGFVQVFTELDRAAERLRRNPHSLPLLAQGVVLYHIVIEGMLAHTGQHFLREYTTRTGLLPALGRGIFFVSRDESRHIAFGIQLLRELVTKDRRCKEATIEMLNRILAWTAGVLAPPNHDWSYITCLGFTPQEMFAFGLRSLHTKLRRAGIDPHEVSELAKLGLDDPFEVQAERIIKFIEGGVLGTGDAPHVTEETMETIFTSMRLVAAWSLQRSKPLRASIQWLFDDMQPRYLKLEPGEPPVAGVGRLENPRLTLRCSANDWARLSSRRLNQRQAVLSRRLRISGDWRLALELPRLLAV; encoded by the coding sequence ATGACCACCGAACCGGCCCAACAGGAAGGCTTCATCGATGTCGATTCTGAGCAGACGCCACCGGTTGAGAAAGATCGACTGTATCGCCTGTGGGAGGAAGGGAACTGGTCAGCAAAGGCGCTGGACTTTAGCCAGGATGCACTGGATTGGAGAGAAAAGCACAGTGAGCGAGAGCGGGCGGCCATCCTCTGGAATTGCTCGATGTTCCTCGACGGTGAGGAGTCGGTGACGCTGACGCTGGCCCCTTTTGTGGAGCCGGCGCCCCGGCCAGAGGATAAGATCTTCCTCGCAACACAGATCGCCGACGAGGCTCGTCATCACGTCTTTTTCGATCGCTTTATCCGCGAAGTCTGTCAGCTCGGCCAGGATATCAGCACGACGCTCAGTGCAGTCCGTCCGCATTTGAGCTGGGGCTTCGTGCAGGTCTTCACGGAGCTGGATCGCGCGGCAGAGCGGCTGCGTCGCAATCCGCACAGTCTGCCGCTGCTGGCCCAGGGTGTGGTGCTCTACCATATCGTCATCGAAGGGATGCTGGCGCACACCGGTCAGCACTTCCTGCGCGAATATACCACCCGCACCGGCCTCCTTCCAGCCCTGGGACGCGGCATCTTTTTCGTCTCCCGCGATGAGTCGCGACATATCGCCTTTGGCATCCAGTTGCTGCGTGAGTTGGTGACCAAAGACCGCCGTTGCAAGGAGGCCACGATCGAGATGCTCAACCGCATCCTGGCCTGGACGGCGGGTGTGCTGGCTCCTCCTAATCACGATTGGTCGTATATTACCTGCCTTGGCTTTACCCCACAGGAGATGTTCGCTTTCGGCCTGCGATCGCTGCATACAAAGCTGCGCCGCGCGGGCATCGACCCCCACGAGGTGAGCGAGCTGGCCAAGCTGGGTCTCGATGATCCCTTTGAGGTCCAGGCCGAGCGCATTATCAAGTTCATCGAGGGCGGCGTGCTGGGCACCGGGGATGCTCCCCATGTGACTGAGGAGACAATGGAGACTATCTTTACTTCCATGCGCCTGGTGGCCGCCTGGTCGCTGCAGCGCTCGAAGCCATTGCGGGCCTCTATCCAGTGGCTCTTCGATGATATGCAACCTCGCTATCTGAAGCTGGAGCCGGGCGAACCACCGGTCGCTGGCGTAGGCCGGTTGGAGAATCCGCGGCTGACGCTGCGCTGCTCAGCCAACGATTGGGCCAGGCTCTCTAGCCGTCGTCTCAACCAGCGCCAGGCGGTCCTCTCACGTCGCCTGCGCATCAGCGGCGACTGGCGGCTGGCACTGGAGCTGCCGCGCCTGCTCGCCGTTTAG
- a CDS encoding DUF6114 domain-containing protein → MAMSQEPQAEGTAQSSTSQSQQVIVVDLSSRSSRTHALEGLRQRFSAWRTYRRLRTADKEARLVQQWQRWGRFRRWRRSRPFAGSILLILSGLLVLWGPAMLIRLAMLPGSTLWAGLLVGSLLVIMGVIQLLVPAYSLITGSIGVVLALVSLVASSFGGFGIGMLLGIIGGALGVAWRPVAASKRSSAQRSSLRARATMRS, encoded by the coding sequence ATGGCGATGTCTCAAGAACCACAGGCGGAAGGCACCGCGCAAAGCAGCACTAGCCAGAGTCAACAAGTGATCGTTGTCGACCTCTCCAGTCGCTCCAGCCGCACCCACGCGCTGGAGGGACTGCGCCAACGCTTCAGCGCCTGGCGCACGTATCGACGCCTGCGCACAGCCGACAAAGAGGCTCGGCTGGTCCAACAGTGGCAGCGCTGGGGTCGCTTCCGCCGCTGGCGCCGCTCACGTCCCTTCGCAGGCTCCATTTTGCTGATCCTCTCCGGCCTGCTGGTCCTCTGGGGTCCGGCTATGTTAATCCGACTGGCCATGCTCCCCGGCAGCACTCTCTGGGCTGGCTTACTCGTCGGCTCCTTGCTGGTCATTATGGGCGTGATCCAGCTGCTGGTCCCCGCTTATTCACTCATCACAGGCTCCATCGGCGTGGTGCTCGCCCTCGTCTCTCTGGTCGCCTCCTCTTTCGGCGGCTTTGGCATCGGTATGCTGCTTGGCATCATCGGTGGGGCTTTGGGCGTAGCCTGGCGCCCCGTGGCTGCCAGCAAACGGAGCAGCGCGCAGCGCTCGTCTCTCCGCGCCCGCGCAACCATGCGCTCATGA
- a CDS encoding TetR/AcrR family transcriptional regulator, with translation MAANRGNREARKAELLRISREVFAEKGFEATTISEIVARAGVAQGTFYWYFPSKASVLTTLAREMQERIETVLRRAYDEAHTLQEMIERSVAETFQIMSEYRDILAIVHFNTCWTEHPAERQHIFSPYYGLIAEIIRQEQQRGSLSPTINPEVTAILIVGTVYYAAEECYIYNSPVSPEVFIAECSSFIRHALGIA, from the coding sequence ATGGCAGCAAATCGAGGCAATCGCGAAGCACGCAAGGCCGAATTGCTCAGGATCTCGCGCGAGGTCTTCGCCGAGAAAGGATTCGAAGCAACGACCATCTCCGAGATCGTGGCCCGCGCCGGCGTGGCCCAGGGAACCTTCTATTGGTACTTCCCATCCAAAGCCTCGGTCTTGACGACGCTCGCCCGCGAGATGCAAGAGCGCATCGAGACCGTCCTCCGACGCGCCTACGATGAGGCTCACACTCTGCAAGAGATGATTGAGCGCAGCGTGGCCGAAACGTTCCAGATCATGTCAGAGTACCGCGATATCCTGGCGATCGTCCACTTCAATACCTGTTGGACCGAGCACCCCGCCGAGCGCCAGCATATCTTCTCACCCTACTACGGCCTGATCGCCGAGATCATCCGCCAGGAGCAGCAACGCGGCTCTCTGAGCCCGACGATTAACCCCGAGGTGACGGCGATTCTGATCGTCGGTACCGTCTACTACGCCGCCGAAGAATGCTATATCTATAACTCGCCCGTCTCCCCCGAGGTCTTCATCGCCGAATGCTCTAGCTTCATTCGCCACGCACTCGGCATCGCGTAA